The following are encoded together in the Equus quagga isolate Etosha38 chromosome 1, UCLA_HA_Equagga_1.0, whole genome shotgun sequence genome:
- the GNL3 gene encoding guanine nucleotide-binding protein-like 3 isoform X2, translating to MTCHKRYKIQKKIREHHRKLRKEAKKRGHKKPRKDPGVPNSAPFKEALLREAELRKQRLEELKQQQKLDRQKEQEKKRKLETDPGVKTSNLEPVKEEYGQCKTKNKAKSGKQHPKKLYCQELKKVIETSDVVLEVLDARDPLGCRCPQVEEAIVQGGQKKLVLVLNKSDLVPKENLENWLNYLKKELPTVVFKASTHLKDKGKIIKVRKKAASFKREVCVGKEGLWKLLGAFQETCGKAIRVGVVGFPNVGKSSIINSLKQERICNVGVSMGLTRSMQVVPLDKQITIIDSPSFIVSPLNSATALALRSPASIEVIKPVEAASVILSQADSRQVVLKFTVPDFKNSLEFFTSLAQRRGLHQKGGSPDVERAAKLLWSEWTGASLGYYCHPPASWTASPHFNEGSVTDMNWGFNLEELEKNNAHSIQAIKGPCLASSILFQSSGLTNGIIEEKDIAEELPKQQKRKQEEGEDCGDIDSDPENVDEEAVEKSSDTCPAEEAWEALPEEVQADEQSAQSHVLDKMTEEEDDAYDFSTDYV from the exons ATGACCTGCCATAAGCGGTATAAAATCCAAAAAAAG ATTCGAGAGCACCATCGAAAATTGAGAAAGGAGGCTAAAAAACGGGGTCACAAGAAGCCTCGGAAAGACCCAGGAGTTCCAAACAGTGCGCCCTTTAAGGAGGCTCTTCTTCGGGAAGCTGAGCTAAGGAAACAGCGG CTTGAAGAACTAAAACAGCAGCAGAAGCTTGacaggcagaaggagcaggagaagaaaagaaaactcgaAACTGACCCTGGTGTTAAAACATCTAACTTGGAACCTGTGAAGGAG GAATATGGACAATGCAAAACTAAGAACAAAGCCAAGTCAGGCAAACAGCATCCGAAGAAGTTGTACTGTCAGGAACTTAAAAAG GTGATTGAAACCTCAGATGTTGTGCTGGAGGTATTGGATGCCAGAGATCCTCTTGGTTGCAGGTGTCCCCAGGTAGAAGAGGCCATTGTCCAGGGTGGACAGAAAAAGCTGGTACTTGTGTTAAATAAGTCAG ATTTGGTACCAAAGGAGAATTTGGAGAACTGGCTGAATTATTTGAAGAAGGAATTGCCAACAGTGGTGTTCAAAGCCTCGACACATCTGAAGGACAAAGGGAAGATCATCAAG GTAAGGAAGAAAGCTGCTTCATTCAAAAGAGAAGTCTGTGTTGGGAAAGAAGGCCTTTGGAAACTTCTTGGAGCTTTTCAGGAGACTTGTGGCAAAGCGATTCGGGTTGGAGTAGTTG GTTTCCCAAACGTGGGGAAAAGCAGCATCATTAATAGCTTAAAACAAGAACGGATATGTAATGTTGGTGTATCCATGGGGCTTACAAG GAGTATGCAGGTTGTCCCCCTGGATAAACAAATCACAATCATAGATAGTCCAAGTTTCATTGTGTCTCCACTTAACTCTGCCACCGCACTTGCTCTGAGAAGTCCAGCAAGTATTGAAGTAATAAAACCAGTGGAGGCTGCCAGTGTCATCCTGTCCCAGGCTGATAGTCGACAG GTAGTACTGAAATTTACTGTCCCAGACTTTAAGAATTCTCTGGAATTTTTTACTTCACTTGCTCAGAGAAGAGGACTACACCAGAAAGGTGGAAGCCCAGATGTAGAACGTGCTGCCAAACTGCTGTGGTCTGAGTGGACAGG TGCCTCCTTAGGTTATTATTGCCATCCCCCTGCATCCTGGACTGCTTCTCCACATTTTAATGAGGGCAGCGTCACAGACATGAATTGGGGCTTTAACCTGGAAGAACTGGAAAAGAACAATGCACACAGCATACAAG CTATCAAGGGCCCTTGTTTAGCCAGTAGCATCCTTTTCCAGTCTTCGGGTCTGACAAATGGAATAATAGAGGAAAAGGACATAGCTGAAGAATTGCCAAAACAgcaaaagagaaagcaggaggagggggaagactGCGGAGACATTGATAGCGACCCGGAAAACGTTGATGAAGAAGCTGTT GAAAAGAGCTCAGACACATGCCCTGCAGAAGAGGCCTGGGAGGCACTGCCTGAGGAGGTTCAAGCAG ATGAACAGTCTGCACAATCTCATGTCTTAGATAAAATGACTGAAGAGGAAGATGATGCTTATGACTTCAGTACAGACTATGTATAA
- the GNL3 gene encoding guanine nucleotide-binding protein-like 3 isoform X1, translated as MKRPKLKKASKRMTCHKRYKIQKKIREHHRKLRKEAKKRGHKKPRKDPGVPNSAPFKEALLREAELRKQRLEELKQQQKLDRQKEQEKKRKLETDPGVKTSNLEPVKEEYGQCKTKNKAKSGKQHPKKLYCQELKKVIETSDVVLEVLDARDPLGCRCPQVEEAIVQGGQKKLVLVLNKSDLVPKENLENWLNYLKKELPTVVFKASTHLKDKGKIIKVRKKAASFKREVCVGKEGLWKLLGAFQETCGKAIRVGVVGFPNVGKSSIINSLKQERICNVGVSMGLTRSMQVVPLDKQITIIDSPSFIVSPLNSATALALRSPASIEVIKPVEAASVILSQADSRQVVLKFTVPDFKNSLEFFTSLAQRRGLHQKGGSPDVERAAKLLWSEWTGASLGYYCHPPASWTASPHFNEGSVTDMNWGFNLEELEKNNAHSIQAIKGPCLASSILFQSSGLTNGIIEEKDIAEELPKQQKRKQEEGEDCGDIDSDPENVDEEAVEKSSDTCPAEEAWEALPEEVQADEQSAQSHVLDKMTEEEDDAYDFSTDYV; from the exons ATGAAGCGGCCGA AGTTAAAGAAGGCAAGTAAACGCATGACCTGCCATAAGCGGTATAAAATCCAAAAAAAG ATTCGAGAGCACCATCGAAAATTGAGAAAGGAGGCTAAAAAACGGGGTCACAAGAAGCCTCGGAAAGACCCAGGAGTTCCAAACAGTGCGCCCTTTAAGGAGGCTCTTCTTCGGGAAGCTGAGCTAAGGAAACAGCGG CTTGAAGAACTAAAACAGCAGCAGAAGCTTGacaggcagaaggagcaggagaagaaaagaaaactcgaAACTGACCCTGGTGTTAAAACATCTAACTTGGAACCTGTGAAGGAG GAATATGGACAATGCAAAACTAAGAACAAAGCCAAGTCAGGCAAACAGCATCCGAAGAAGTTGTACTGTCAGGAACTTAAAAAG GTGATTGAAACCTCAGATGTTGTGCTGGAGGTATTGGATGCCAGAGATCCTCTTGGTTGCAGGTGTCCCCAGGTAGAAGAGGCCATTGTCCAGGGTGGACAGAAAAAGCTGGTACTTGTGTTAAATAAGTCAG ATTTGGTACCAAAGGAGAATTTGGAGAACTGGCTGAATTATTTGAAGAAGGAATTGCCAACAGTGGTGTTCAAAGCCTCGACACATCTGAAGGACAAAGGGAAGATCATCAAG GTAAGGAAGAAAGCTGCTTCATTCAAAAGAGAAGTCTGTGTTGGGAAAGAAGGCCTTTGGAAACTTCTTGGAGCTTTTCAGGAGACTTGTGGCAAAGCGATTCGGGTTGGAGTAGTTG GTTTCCCAAACGTGGGGAAAAGCAGCATCATTAATAGCTTAAAACAAGAACGGATATGTAATGTTGGTGTATCCATGGGGCTTACAAG GAGTATGCAGGTTGTCCCCCTGGATAAACAAATCACAATCATAGATAGTCCAAGTTTCATTGTGTCTCCACTTAACTCTGCCACCGCACTTGCTCTGAGAAGTCCAGCAAGTATTGAAGTAATAAAACCAGTGGAGGCTGCCAGTGTCATCCTGTCCCAGGCTGATAGTCGACAG GTAGTACTGAAATTTACTGTCCCAGACTTTAAGAATTCTCTGGAATTTTTTACTTCACTTGCTCAGAGAAGAGGACTACACCAGAAAGGTGGAAGCCCAGATGTAGAACGTGCTGCCAAACTGCTGTGGTCTGAGTGGACAGG TGCCTCCTTAGGTTATTATTGCCATCCCCCTGCATCCTGGACTGCTTCTCCACATTTTAATGAGGGCAGCGTCACAGACATGAATTGGGGCTTTAACCTGGAAGAACTGGAAAAGAACAATGCACACAGCATACAAG CTATCAAGGGCCCTTGTTTAGCCAGTAGCATCCTTTTCCAGTCTTCGGGTCTGACAAATGGAATAATAGAGGAAAAGGACATAGCTGAAGAATTGCCAAAACAgcaaaagagaaagcaggaggagggggaagactGCGGAGACATTGATAGCGACCCGGAAAACGTTGATGAAGAAGCTGTT GAAAAGAGCTCAGACACATGCCCTGCAGAAGAGGCCTGGGAGGCACTGCCTGAGGAGGTTCAAGCAG ATGAACAGTCTGCACAATCTCATGTCTTAGATAAAATGACTGAAGAGGAAGATGATGCTTATGACTTCAGTACAGACTATGTATAA